In Anticarsia gemmatalis isolate Benzon Research Colony breed Stoneville strain chromosome 5, ilAntGemm2 primary, whole genome shotgun sequence, the following are encoded in one genomic region:
- the LOC142972855 gene encoding uncharacterized protein LOC142972855, whose protein sequence is MLRAAVAALACLCVARSTPAEHSLRAYTQTLKDPNSVLASIEERLRLLDTISADQAKQARRLDMIQDKLDRVENALTLKLERAQLAAERLEHRLHMLQTNVQASIKESSDKLESSQVKIEELTRNLTDHIITHKLLLEKANAAYADTWHRSLVLEALMRDGLSLVNVTRRELADGLRALARRQRDSRINLGEVEALFTKHMNDNTKKLEVKMQELLDAQRQFVESCQQVQQDDPKPVADVLDRLIESLIKMKSSTFHELHKIQDNINMHDIKVNKILNTQSDSTCRRLENAFRNTSHTILKENELRQLTEKFVSLTDRADAALLRLEAQLKTEPEEPVPYSDVTAEADRLLQKLSLGRDSEGDSKEYYDLEEDDSGYFDDDGGGDIMGDDKVILSGGARKRQKTTTVRPPHRRHLHKHPYDRGPHIKSPSLT, encoded by the exons ATGTTAAGAGCGGCAGTGGCTGCGCTGGCGTGCCTCTGCGTGGCGCGCTCTACGCCGGCCGAGCACAGCCTGCGGGCTTACACACAGACCCTCAAG GATCCCAACAGTGTCTTAGCTAGTATTGAAGAACGACTGCGCTTATTAGACACAATCAGTGCCGATCAGGCGAAGCAGGCACGTAGACTTGATATGATACAAGACAAACTTG ATCGCGTGGAAAATGCATTGACTTTAAAATTAGAAAGAGCCCAATTAGCAGCAGAAAGACTCGAGCACAGGTTACACATGCTGCAGACTAATGTTCAG GCGTCGATCAAAGAGAGCAGCGATAAACTTGAAAGCAGTCAAGTTAAAATAGAGGAACTAACTCGTAACCTGACCGATCACATCATTACGCATAAACTTTTATTGGAAAAg GCAAATGCTGCATATGCGGACACATGGCACAGGAGCCTAGTGCTGGAAGCTCTAATGAGAGACGGACTGTCCCTCGTCAATGTGACGAGGAGAGAGCTTGCGGACGGACTGAGAGCCCTAGCCAGGCGACAACGAGACTCTAGGATCAACCTCGGCGAAGTTGAAGCATTGTTTACCAAACATATGAACGATAACACTAAAAAACTTGAAGTAAAG ATGCAGGAACTATTGGACGCACAGAGACAATTCGTCGAATCGTGTCAGCAGGTGCAACAGGATGATCCCAAGCCTGTCGCAGATGTACTGGACAGACTAATTGAATCCCTCATCAAAAT GAAATCGTCGACATTCCACGAGCTGCACAAGATTCAAGATAACATTAACATGCATGACATCAAAGTTAACAAAATTCTGAACACACAG TCTGATTCCACTTGTCGACGACTGGAAAATGCCTTCCGGAATACGTCACATACAATCTTAAAAGAAAATGAACTAAGACAATTGACTGAGAAGTTCGTTTCGTTGACTGATCGAGCCGACGCTGCTTTGCTACGTTTGGAGGCGCAACTGAAAACTGAGCCCGAAGAACCGGTACCCTACTCGGACGTTACAGCCGAGGCTGACAGACTCTTACAGAAATTATCTTTGGG TCGCGATTCCGAGGGTGATTCTAAGGAATACTATGATTTGGAGGAGGACGACTCTGGATACTTCGACGACGACGGCGGAGGCGACATTATGGGCGACGACAAAGTGATCCTGAGCGGTGGCGCGAGAAAGAGACAGAAGACCACGACCGTTCGCCCCCCACATCGGAGACATCTGCATAAACACCCCTACGACCGCGGCCCTCACATAAAGAGCCCATCTCTCACCTAA